A section of the Actinomycetes bacterium genome encodes:
- a CDS encoding FMN-binding glutamate synthase family protein, whose amino-acid sequence MTYSKINASSATLTKNLYKENTSPFSGMCSTCIEGCLGLCEIGKSAYRAAETIYPQPFGDITAASQKDYPIDYSHFNIMGTAFGAQGIEADSDKAIFTNVDVSAAIGKNKDLKLKLPFIIPGLGSTDIARKNWEGLAIGSAISGVILTIGENVCGIDPDSEFDSRGQVINSPELKKRVKLYQDWQQDGFGGIVVQTNVEDSRFKVLEYAIQELGVEIVELKWGQGAKDIGGEIKIDNLDRAIEIKKRGYIVLPDPLDSMVQKAFKHGDFREFERHSRIGMVDREEFMETVERLKKAGAKHVFLKTGAYRPLDLARAIKFSSEAGIDLLTIDGAGGGTGMSPWRMMNEWGIPTVYLQCLAYDYAKILQQKGQYVPDMAIAGGLTLEDQIFKGLALGSPFFKLVGMARSPITASMVGKTLEDKIKGEQIPKSIKKYGSDMESIFVEVTDLQKEFGTRADSLPGSAIGLYSYFKRLEQGLKQLMCGARKFNLSLLDRKDIVSLTREATEISKIPYVMDADRQEAEEVLNS is encoded by the coding sequence ATGACTTATTCAAAGATCAATGCATCGTCAGCTACCCTGACCAAGAACCTGTACAAGGAAAACACCAGTCCGTTCAGCGGAATGTGCTCAACCTGTATAGAGGGCTGTCTGGGCCTGTGTGAAATAGGAAAATCTGCCTACCGGGCGGCTGAGACCATATATCCCCAGCCTTTTGGAGATATCACTGCAGCTTCACAGAAGGACTATCCCATCGACTATTCACACTTCAATATTATGGGAACGGCCTTCGGTGCACAGGGTATTGAAGCCGATAGCGACAAGGCTATCTTTACCAATGTGGATGTAAGCGCCGCCATTGGCAAAAACAAAGATTTGAAATTAAAGCTGCCCTTTATCATACCCGGGCTGGGCTCCACCGATATCGCCAGAAAAAACTGGGAAGGCCTGGCTATCGGTTCTGCCATTAGCGGAGTGATACTGACCATTGGAGAAAATGTATGCGGTATAGATCCTGATTCGGAATTTGACTCCCGGGGACAGGTTATCAATTCACCGGAACTTAAGAAAAGGGTTAAGCTTTACCAGGACTGGCAGCAGGATGGTTTCGGAGGAATTGTAGTCCAGACCAATGTAGAGGATTCCCGGTTCAAAGTACTGGAATATGCCATACAGGAGCTGGGAGTAGAAATTGTAGAACTTAAATGGGGCCAGGGAGCCAAGGATATAGGAGGAGAGATCAAAATAGATAACCTGGACCGGGCCATAGAGATAAAAAAGAGAGGCTATATAGTGCTTCCCGACCCTCTGGATTCAATGGTGCAAAAAGCCTTCAAGCATGGAGATTTCAGGGAATTTGAGAGACATTCCCGGATCGGCATGGTAGACCGGGAAGAATTTATGGAAACTGTTGAACGCCTGAAAAAAGCAGGAGCAAAACATGTATTCCTCAAAACCGGTGCTTACCGTCCCCTGGACCTGGCCAGGGCTATTAAATTTTCCTCAGAAGCAGGTATCGACCTGTTAACCATAGACGGCGCCGGCGGAGGTACCGGCATGAGCCCCTGGAGAATGATGAACGAATGGGGAATCCCCACCGTTTACCTGCAATGCCTAGCCTATGACTATGCCAAAATCCTGCAGCAAAAAGGTCAATACGTTCCAGATATGGCCATTGCCGGAGGATTGACTTTAGAAGACCAGATATTTAAGGGACTGGCTTTGGGTTCACCCTTCTTTAAACTGGTAGGCATGGCCCGTTCACCCATTACTGCTTCCATGGTGGGCAAAACCCTGGAAGATAAAATAAAAGGGGAACAGATACCGAAATCCATAAAGAAATATGGTTCAGATATGGAATCAATATTTGTAGAAGTAACCGATCTGCAAAAAGAATTCGGTACCCGAGCTGATTCCCTGCCCGGCTCAGCTATAGGCCTGTACTCCTATTTTAAGAGACTGGAACAGGGTCTAAAACAACTGATGTGCGGTGCCAGAAAGTTTAATTTGAGCCTTCTGGACCGAAAAGATATAGTATCCCTGACCAGGGAAGCGACAGAGATTTCCAAAATACCTTATGTCATGGATGCAGACCGGCAGGAAGCAGAAGAAGTTCTAAATTCATAA
- the polA gene encoding DNA polymerase I: MEDKKLLLIDGNNIAYRAFYALPDTIATSAGTLTNAVLGFTSMLFKLIEDYRPESIISTFDTRGPTFRHDAYDQYKINRKKMPQGLNDQFPLIKEVLDCLNIPSLEMEGFEADDLIATIARKAGGQYSQILIASGDKDILQLVSEKIRVIVNKKGITDTLVYDAEKVEEKYGVGPERIKDLLALMGDSSDNIPGVAGIGPKTARKLLKQFSGIGDIFQNIDKVKNKRLKSILTENQEIAEKSLELTRLRIIDQLDIRNYLHRSFSDIDMAKVERLFNSLEFRNLLKKLDSLNLDGKVRTEASDIKLDQKKKVAVSSGQHLEQLGLEIGDKLYMLGVEAEAPVLLLYGGTDKVYLLEGRYLANKGVRDSLSALMNSGIGICGFDFKVIFKIFMEEGFSFSGKVIDLKILYLLLNQHLPDVSLEQLISNLCGLDLKQGPARGQMQLELGSDQDEVLESGVVSIGLLSRMEDQIREQIDREGLDKVYRDIEEPLIMVLADMEFKGVHVDKRYLNELIVEYGKNIAELEQEIFDLCGEKFNINSTQQLASILYDKLNLPATKKTKTGYSTDASALYAIYDQSPVIARILDYREQTKLKNTYIDVLPRLIDPEDGRIHATYNQMGTTTGRISSNDPNLQNIPIRTSLGRQIRKAFVPGIGYDLILAADYSQIELRILAHLAEDSSLIEAFNQGQDIHSRTASEIFGVDYHQVDDSMRRKAKAINFGIIYGMTKYGLMSRLKITEQEAEDYINTYFARYPRVKEYLDQLIKTAYSCGYATTIFGRKRKIVELGSSNGRLRSVGERLAVNTPIQGSAADIMKLATVNVYRNTCQQNLDCNIILNVHDELVLELKKEDAFEVEKLVKESMEGCVSLKVKLKVDIKTGPNWYI, encoded by the coding sequence TTGGAAGATAAAAAGCTGCTGCTCATAGATGGAAACAATATAGCTTACCGGGCATTTTATGCTCTCCCCGATACTATAGCTACCAGTGCGGGCACCCTCACTAATGCGGTTCTGGGTTTTACCAGTATGCTGTTTAAGCTTATTGAAGATTACCGGCCGGAAAGTATTATTTCCACCTTTGATACCAGGGGCCCTACGTTCAGGCATGATGCTTATGATCAATACAAGATAAACCGCAAGAAGATGCCCCAGGGCTTAAATGACCAGTTCCCCCTCATAAAGGAGGTGCTGGATTGCCTGAATATCCCTTCGCTGGAAATGGAAGGCTTTGAAGCCGATGACCTTATTGCTACCATTGCCAGGAAGGCTGGCGGACAGTACAGTCAGATACTTATTGCCAGCGGGGATAAGGATATTCTGCAGCTGGTATCTGAAAAAATCCGGGTTATAGTCAATAAAAAGGGAATAACTGACACCCTGGTTTATGATGCTGAAAAAGTGGAGGAAAAGTATGGGGTAGGGCCGGAAAGAATAAAGGATCTGCTGGCTCTGATGGGAGACAGCTCGGATAATATTCCGGGAGTGGCGGGAATAGGGCCCAAAACTGCCAGGAAGTTGTTAAAACAGTTTTCCGGGATAGGAGATATTTTTCAGAATATAGATAAGGTAAAAAACAAAAGGCTTAAATCAATTTTAACTGAAAATCAGGAGATAGCCGAAAAAAGCCTGGAGCTGACCCGGTTAAGAATAATTGACCAGCTGGATATCCGTAATTATTTACACCGGTCCTTTTCTGATATAGATATGGCCAAGGTGGAGCGGCTGTTTAACAGCCTGGAATTTAGAAACCTTTTAAAGAAGCTGGATAGTCTGAACCTTGACGGAAAGGTCAGGACGGAGGCCTCTGATATTAAACTGGATCAGAAAAAGAAGGTAGCTGTGAGCTCCGGCCAGCATCTGGAGCAGCTGGGTTTAGAGATAGGGGACAAACTGTATATGCTGGGAGTGGAGGCGGAAGCACCTGTTCTGCTGCTTTACGGGGGCACCGACAAGGTTTACCTGCTGGAGGGTAGATACCTGGCCAACAAGGGGGTAAGGGATAGCCTGTCTGCTCTTATGAACTCGGGCATTGGCATATGTGGTTTTGATTTTAAGGTAATTTTTAAGATTTTTATGGAGGAAGGTTTTTCTTTTTCCGGTAAGGTAATTGACCTGAAAATCCTGTACCTGCTGTTAAATCAGCACCTGCCCGATGTCAGCCTGGAACAGCTGATATCCAACCTCTGCGGGCTGGATTTAAAACAGGGACCGGCCCGGGGCCAGATGCAGTTAGAATTAGGTTCAGACCAGGATGAAGTCCTGGAATCGGGAGTGGTCAGCATAGGGCTTTTAAGCCGGATGGAAGACCAGATAAGGGAACAGATAGACCGGGAAGGCCTGGATAAGGTGTACCGGGATATAGAGGAACCGCTGATAATGGTTCTGGCGGATATGGAGTTTAAGGGGGTACATGTAGACAAGAGATACCTGAATGAGCTTATAGTAGAGTATGGGAAGAATATAGCAGAACTGGAACAGGAAATATTTGACCTGTGCGGGGAAAAGTTCAATATCAATTCCACCCAGCAGCTGGCCTCCATACTTTATGACAAGCTTAACCTTCCTGCTACCAAAAAGACCAAGACCGGCTATTCCACCGACGCTTCTGCTCTCTATGCCATATATGACCAGTCCCCGGTTATTGCCAGGATCCTGGATTACCGGGAACAGACCAAGCTTAAGAACACCTATATAGATGTTCTGCCCCGGCTTATAGATCCTGAAGATGGAAGGATTCATGCAACTTATAACCAGATGGGCACCACCACCGGCCGCATCAGCTCCAATGACCCCAATCTGCAGAACATACCCATCCGCACCTCTCTGGGCAGGCAGATCAGGAAGGCTTTTGTGCCGGGAATCGGATATGACCTTATACTGGCTGCTGATTATTCCCAGATAGAACTGAGGATACTGGCCCATCTTGCCGAGGACAGCAGCTTGATTGAGGCCTTTAACCAGGGACAGGACATACATTCCAGGACCGCATCGGAGATTTTTGGCGTAGATTACCATCAGGTAGACGATTCCATGCGCAGGAAGGCCAAAGCCATCAACTTTGGCATAATTTATGGCATGACCAAGTACGGGCTTATGAGCAGGTTGAAAATTACCGAGCAGGAAGCAGAGGATTATATAAACACTTATTTTGCCAGGTATCCCAGGGTAAAGGAATATCTGGATCAGTTGATAAAGACCGCTTACAGCTGTGGTTATGCTACCACTATTTTTGGCAGAAAAAGGAAGATCGTGGAATTGGGCAGCAGCAATGGGCGGCTGAGGAGCGTAGGGGAGCGGCTGGCTGTAAATACCCCCATACAGGGTAGTGCAGCCGATATCATGAAGCTGGCCACGGTTAATGTTTACCGCAATACCTGCCAGCAAAATTTAGACTGCAATATAATACTGAATGTACATGATGAACTGGTCCTGGAGCTTAAGAAGGAGGATGCTTTTGAGGTTGAAAAGCTGGTAAAAGAATCCATGGAAGGATGTGTCAGCCTGAAGGTAAAACTCAAAGTGGACATAAAGACGGGGCCTAATTGGTATATTTAA